A single Eulemur rufifrons isolate Redbay chromosome 9, OSU_ERuf_1, whole genome shotgun sequence DNA region contains:
- the FSCN2 gene encoding fascin-2 isoform X2, with amino-acid sequence MPTNGLRQVLKIQFGLVNDTDRYLTAESFGFKVNASAPSLKRKQTWVLEPDPGQGAAVLFRSSHLGRYLTAEEDGRVSCEAEQPGRDCHFLVLPQPDGRWALQSEPHGRFFGGTEDQLSCFATAISPAELWTVHLAIHPQAHLLSVSRRRYVHLCPQEDEMAADGDMPWGVDALLTLIFQSRRYCLKSCDSRYLCSDGRLVWEPEARACYTLEFKAGKLAFKDCDGRYLAPVGPAGTLKAGRNTRPGKDELFDLEESHPQVVLVAANHRYVSVRQGVNVSANQDEEMDHETFLMQIDRETKKCTFYSSTGGYWTLVTHGGIQATATQVSANTMFEMEWRGRRVALKASNGRYVCMKKNGQLAAISDFVGKDEEFTLKLINRPILVLRGLDGFVCHRRGSNQLDTNRSVYDVFHLSFSDGAYQIRGRGGFWNTGSHGSVCSDGECAEDFLFEFRERGRVAIRARSGKYLRGGASGLLRADADAPAGAALWEY; translated from the exons ATGCCGACCAATGGCCTGCGCCAGGTGCTGAAGATCCAGTTTGGCCTCGTCAACGACACAGACCGCTACCTGACAGCTGAGAGCTTTGGCTTCAAGGTCAATGCCTCGGCGCCCAGCCTCAAGAGGAAGCAGACCTGGGTGCTGGAGCCCGACCCAGGGCAGGGCGCGGCGGTGCTGTTCCGCAGCAGCCACCTGGGCCGATACCTGACGGCCGAAGAGGACGGGCGCGTGTCCTGCGAGGCAGAGCAGCCGGGCCGCGACTGCCACTTCCTGGTCCTGCCACAGCCTGATGGGCGCTGGGCACTGCAGTCGGAGCCGCACGGCCGCTTCTTCGGCGGCACCGAAGACCAGCTGTCCTGCTTCGCCACGGCCATCTCCCCGGCCGAGCTGTGGACGGTGCACCTGGCCATCCACCCGCAGGCCCACCTGCTGAGCGTGAGCCGGCGGCGCTACGTGCACCTGTGCCCACAGGAGGACGAGATGGCAGCGGACGGTGACATGCCGTGGGGCGTGGATGCCCTCCTCACGCTCATCTTTCAGAGCCGGCGGTACTGCCTCAAGTCCTGTGACAGCCGCTACCTTTGCAGCGACGGCCGCCTCGTCTGGGAGCCCGAGGCCCGTGCCTGCTACACGCTCGAGTTCAAGGCGGGCAAGCTGGCCTTCAAGGACTGCGACGGCCGCTACCTGGCGCCCGTGGGGCCCGCCGGCACCCTCAAGGCCGGCCGCAACACCCGGCCTGGCAAGGACGAGCTCTTCGATCTGGAGGAGAGTCACCCGCAGGTGGTGCTGGTGGCGGCCAACCACCGCTACGTCTCCGTGCGGCAAG GGGTCAACGTCTCAGCCAATCAGGATGAAGAAATGGACCATGAGACCTTCCTAATGCAAATTGATCGGGAGACAAAGAAGTGTACCTTCTATTCCAGCACTGGGGGCTACTGGACTCTGGTCACCCACGGGGGCATTCAGGCCACAGCCACACAAGT CTCTGCCAACACCATGTTTGAGATGGAGTGGCGCGGCCGGAGGGTGGCACTCAAAGCCAGCAATGGGCGCTATGTGTGCATGAAGAAGAACGGGCAGCTGGCGGCCATCAGCGATTTTGTGG GCAAGGACGAGGAGTTCACCCTCAAGCTCATCAACCGGCCCATCTTGGTGCTGCGCGGCCTGGATGGCTTCGTCTGCCACCGCCGGGGCTCCAACCAGCTGGACACTAACCGCTCGGTATACGACGTCTTCCACCTGAGCTTCAGCGACGGCGCGTACCAGATTCGAG GCCGCGGCGGATTCTGGAACACCGGCAGCCACGGCAGCGTGTGCAGCGACGGCGAGTGCGCCGAGGACTTCCTCTTCGAGTTCCGCGAGCGCGGCCGCGTGGCCATCCGGGCCCGGAGCGGCAAATACCTGCGCGGCGGCGCCTCGGGGCTGCTGCGCGCGGACGCGGACGCGCCGGCCGGGGCCGCGCTCTGGGAGTACTGA
- the FSCN2 gene encoding fascin-2 isoform X1, producing the protein MPTNGLRQVLKIQFGLVNDTDRYLTAESFGFKVNASAPSLKRKQTWVLEPDPGQGAAVLFRSSHLGRYLTAEEDGRVSCEAEQPGRDCHFLVLPQPDGRWALQSEPHGRFFGGTEDQLSCFATAISPAELWTVHLAIHPQAHLLSVSRRRYVHLCPQEDEMAADGDMPWGVDALLTLIFQSRRYCLKSCDSRYLCSDGRLVWEPEARACYTLEFKAGKLAFKDCDGRYLAPVGPAGTLKAGRNTRPGKDELFDLEESHPQVVLVAANHRYVSVRQGVNVSANQDEEMDHETFLMQIDRETKKCTFYSSTGGYWTLVTHGGIQATATQVSANTMFEMEWRGRRVALKASNGRYVCMKKNGQLAAISDFVGEPPYGAWTGKVAEGRPQQRPVPPGKDEEFTLKLINRPILVLRGLDGFVCHRRGSNQLDTNRSVYDVFHLSFSDGAYQIRGRGGFWNTGSHGSVCSDGECAEDFLFEFRERGRVAIRARSGKYLRGGASGLLRADADAPAGAALWEY; encoded by the exons ATGCCGACCAATGGCCTGCGCCAGGTGCTGAAGATCCAGTTTGGCCTCGTCAACGACACAGACCGCTACCTGACAGCTGAGAGCTTTGGCTTCAAGGTCAATGCCTCGGCGCCCAGCCTCAAGAGGAAGCAGACCTGGGTGCTGGAGCCCGACCCAGGGCAGGGCGCGGCGGTGCTGTTCCGCAGCAGCCACCTGGGCCGATACCTGACGGCCGAAGAGGACGGGCGCGTGTCCTGCGAGGCAGAGCAGCCGGGCCGCGACTGCCACTTCCTGGTCCTGCCACAGCCTGATGGGCGCTGGGCACTGCAGTCGGAGCCGCACGGCCGCTTCTTCGGCGGCACCGAAGACCAGCTGTCCTGCTTCGCCACGGCCATCTCCCCGGCCGAGCTGTGGACGGTGCACCTGGCCATCCACCCGCAGGCCCACCTGCTGAGCGTGAGCCGGCGGCGCTACGTGCACCTGTGCCCACAGGAGGACGAGATGGCAGCGGACGGTGACATGCCGTGGGGCGTGGATGCCCTCCTCACGCTCATCTTTCAGAGCCGGCGGTACTGCCTCAAGTCCTGTGACAGCCGCTACCTTTGCAGCGACGGCCGCCTCGTCTGGGAGCCCGAGGCCCGTGCCTGCTACACGCTCGAGTTCAAGGCGGGCAAGCTGGCCTTCAAGGACTGCGACGGCCGCTACCTGGCGCCCGTGGGGCCCGCCGGCACCCTCAAGGCCGGCCGCAACACCCGGCCTGGCAAGGACGAGCTCTTCGATCTGGAGGAGAGTCACCCGCAGGTGGTGCTGGTGGCGGCCAACCACCGCTACGTCTCCGTGCGGCAAG GGGTCAACGTCTCAGCCAATCAGGATGAAGAAATGGACCATGAGACCTTCCTAATGCAAATTGATCGGGAGACAAAGAAGTGTACCTTCTATTCCAGCACTGGGGGCTACTGGACTCTGGTCACCCACGGGGGCATTCAGGCCACAGCCACACAAGT CTCTGCCAACACCATGTTTGAGATGGAGTGGCGCGGCCGGAGGGTGGCACTCAAAGCCAGCAATGGGCGCTATGTGTGCATGAAGAAGAACGGGCAGCTGGCGGCCATCAGCGATTTTGTGGGTGAGCCTCCCT ACGGAGCCTGGACAGGGAAGGTGGCAGAGGGGCGGCCCCAGCAGCGCCCTGTCCCCCCAGGCAAGGACGAGGAGTTCACCCTCAAGCTCATCAACCGGCCCATCTTGGTGCTGCGCGGCCTGGATGGCTTCGTCTGCCACCGCCGGGGCTCCAACCAGCTGGACACTAACCGCTCGGTATACGACGTCTTCCACCTGAGCTTCAGCGACGGCGCGTACCAGATTCGAG GCCGCGGCGGATTCTGGAACACCGGCAGCCACGGCAGCGTGTGCAGCGACGGCGAGTGCGCCGAGGACTTCCTCTTCGAGTTCCGCGAGCGCGGCCGCGTGGCCATCCGGGCCCGGAGCGGCAAATACCTGCGCGGCGGCGCCTCGGGGCTGCTGCGCGCGGACGCGGACGCGCCGGCCGGGGCCGCGCTCTGGGAGTACTGA